One genomic window of Syngnathus acus chromosome 11, fSynAcu1.2, whole genome shotgun sequence includes the following:
- the fabp3 gene encoding fatty acid-binding protein, heart isoform X1 produces the protein MAEAFVGTWNLKNSENFDEYMKVLGVSFPVRKLGNMTKPTTIIAVEGDTVTVKTRSSVKNTELSFKLGEEFDETTADSRNVKSLVKIENGKMVHIQQWDGKETSLVREVNDNALTLTLTFGDVVSTRAYERAE, from the exons ATGGCCGAGGCATTCGTGGGCACATGGAACCTGAAAAACAGCGAGAATTTTGACGAATACATGAAAGTGCTGG GCGTGAGCTTCCCCGTCCGCAAATTGGGCAACATGACCAAGCCCACCACCATCATCGCGGTGGAGGGCGACACGGTGACGGTCAAGACGCGGAGCAGCGTCAAGAACACTGAGCTCTCCTTCAAGCTGGGGGAGGAGTTCGACGAGACCACTGCCGACAGCAGGAACGTCAAG TCACTGGTGAAAATAGAAAACGGCAAGATGGTGCACATCCAGCAGTGGGATGGCAAGGAGACCAGTCTGGTGCGAGAAGTCAACGACAACGCCCTCACGCTG ACGCTGACTTTCGGAGACGTGGTCAGCACGCGCGCCTACGAGCGGGCGGAATGA
- the pum1 gene encoding pumilio homolog 1 isoform X2, which produces MNRTLSPGPPVPSHHAALASTPPPSRHVVGVKSWGVREKLGPKSVTIHPLRRLWWNEQCVLKTKAVLWQDSFSPHHRTTSPSSMPVVLSSGGHAPPTGQTPQAAPPSQQGVAGAGRSQDDAMVDYFFQRQHGEQPGKHRWPTGDNIHDSQVRSMDELNHDFQALALEGRTMGELLTGKKFWETDDSGKDGPKGIFLDQWRDSAWGASDHSVSQPIMVSRRPGQGFHGGEVGVGSVMSPRSESGGLGVSMVEYVLSSSPADKLDSCLRKGPYGQRDGEVVEDKREKPKVPFEAEKLKELAEVEADVINDVINPNGLAVQNGLDVDVKDFGRPPGNMQPPGPEGDLLGGPGGVGVDGLTPLGGGPKPPEDFSGVDQGGVTMDQMESVMEPLQFDYNSQMPMDSAPTVGLFDYTNQQQLFQRNNALAVQQLTAAQQQQYALAAAAQQPHIGLAPAFVPNPYIISTGPPGTDPYAAGLAAAATLGPAVMPPQYYGVTPWGVYPANLFQQQAAAAANNSANQQAANQSQQNQQQVMRAGGNQRPLTPSQGQQGQQNEQLVATAAVNSALAFGQGLAAGVPGYPVLAPAAYYDQTGALVVNTGARSGPVRLMAPASVIISPSAAQAVAAAAASAGGANGGLGGGANGPFRAMTSQQHQHQQQQQGGPGGGPLGGSSFYGSSSLSSSSQSSSLFSQGSGQPGPGSASLGFSQQASSSLGATLGATLGGFGTAVANSSGGSGSRRDSLTGNSELYKRTPSSLTPIGHSGFYNGTLGFSPSPGPVGMPLPNQGPSHSLTPPPSLSNHSSSSNLNLGGLTNGSGRFISAAPGAEAKYRSAASSGSSLFSPSSQLFPSSRLRYGMSDVMPSGRSRLLEDFRNNRYPNLQLRDIAGHIMEFSQDQHGSRFIQLKLERASPAERQLVFSEILQAAYQLMVDVFGNYVIQKFFEFGSLDQKLALAERIRGHVLSLALQMYGCRVIQKALEFIPSDQQVISEMVRELDGHVLKCVKDQNGNHVVQKCIECVQPHALHFIIDAFKGQVFALSTHPYGCRVIQRILEHCLPEQTLPILEELHQHTEQLVQDQYGNYVIQHVLEHGRAEDKSKIVAEIRGNVLGLSQHKFASNVVEKCVTHASRAERAVLIDEVCSLTEGPHSALYTMMKDQYANYVVQKMIDVAEPTQRKIVMHKIRPHISTLRKYTYGKHILAKLEKYYMKNGVDLGPLCVPPNGIM; this is translated from the exons ATGAACCGCACGCTCTCTCCCGGCCCTCCCGTCCCTTCCCATCATGCAGCGCTCGCGTCTACTCCTCCGCCGAGCCGCCATGTTGTCGGAGTGAAATCCTGGGGCGTCAGAGAGAAGCTGGGGCCCAAATCCGTCACCATCCACCCTCTCCGCCG GCTGTGGTGGAATGAGCAGTGTGTGCTGAAGACGAAAGCGGTACTCTGGCAGGATTCCTTCAGCCCCCACCATAGAACTACGTCTCCCAGCAGCATGCCCGTGGTGCTGAGCAGCGGAGGACACGCCCCTCCCACCGGGCAGACGCCTCAGGCCGCACCGCCCAGCCAGCAG GGTGTGGCCGGCGCCGGACGCTCCCAGGACGACGCCATGGTGGACTACTTCTTCCAGCGGCAGCACGGCGAGCAGCCCGGAAAACATCGCTGGCCCACTGGGGACAACATCCATGACAGTCAG GTGCGCTCCATGGACGAGTTGAACCATGACTTCCAGGCTCTGGCTTTGGAGGGACGCACCATGGGAGAG CTGCTCACCGGCAAGAAATTCTGGGAGACAGACGACTCCGGTAAGGATGGTCCGAAGGGCATCTTCCTGGACCAGTGGAGGGACAGCGCCTGGGGTGCCTCAG ACCACTCGGTGTCACAGCCCATCATGGTGTCACGCCGACCCGGTCAAGGCTTCCACGGCGGCGAAGTGGGCGTGGGCTCGGTCATGTCGCCGCGATCCGAGAGCGGCGGGCTGGGGGTCAGCATGGTGGAGTatgtgctgtcctcgtcgCCCGCCGACAAGTTGGACTCCTGCCTGCGAAAAGGACCTTAT GGCCAGAGGGACGGCGAGGTGGTGGAGGACAAGCGGGAGAAGCCAAAGGTGCCGTTTGAGGCGGAAAAGTTGAAAGAGCTGGCGGAGGTGGAGGCCGACGTCATCAACGACGTCATCAACCCAAACGGTCTGGCCGTGCAGAACGGCCTGGACGTCGACGTCAAAGACTTCGG CCGCCCGCCGGGCAACATGCAGCCGCCAGGCCCAGAGGGGGACCTGCTGGGCGGTCCGGGGGGCGTCGGCGTGGACGGGCTGACGCCTCTTGGCGGAGGCCCAAAACCGCCCGAGGACTTCTCGGGCGTGGACCAGGGCGGCGTTACCATGGACCAGATGGAGTCGGTGATGGAGCCGCTGCAGTTTGACTACAACTCGCAGATGCCCATGGACTCGGCGCCCACCGTGGGACTCTTTGATTACACCAACCAGCAGCAG CTCTTCCAGAGAAACAACGCTCTGGCCGTGCAGCAGCTGACTGCCGCCCAACAGCAGCAGTACGCCTTAGCGGCGGCGGCACAGCAGCCGCACATTG GTCTGGCCCCCGCCTTTGTTCCCAATCCTTACATCATCAGCACCGGCCCGCCCGGTACGGACCCTTACGCGGCGGGACTCGCGGCGGCGGCAACGCTCG GTCCGGCGGTGATGCCTCCTCAATACTACGGCGTCACCCCGTGGGGCGTGTACCCCGCCAATCTGTTCCAGCAACaggcggccgccgccgccaacaACTCTGCCAATCAGCAGGCGGCAAACCAGAGCCAGCAGAACCAACAGCAG GTGATGCGTGCCGGAGGCAACCAGCGTCCCTTAACGCCCAGCCAGGGGCAGCAAGGCCAGCAGAATGAGCAGCTGGTTGCCACGGCGGCCGTCAACTCCGCCCTTGCCTTCGGGCAGGGGCTCGCTGCAGGAGTGCCCG GTTACCCGGTCCTGGCCCCGGCAGCCTACTACGACCAAACAGGCGCCCTGGTGGTCAACACTGGAGCTCGTAGCGGCCCCGTTCGCCTTATGGCGCCTGCTTCTGTCATCATATCGCCTTCTGCCGCGCAAGCAG TTGCTGCTGCGGCAGCCTCGGCGGGCGGCGCCAACGGCGGCCTGGGCGGCGGCGCCAACGGCCCCTTCCGTGCCATGACGTcccagcagcaccagcaccaacagcagcagcagggtgGACCCGGCGGCGGCCCTCTGGGCGGCAGCTCCTTCTACGGCTCATCCTCGCTCAGCTCGTCTTCGCAGAGCTCCTCGCTCTTCTCACAGGGCTCCGGCCAACCCGGCCCGGGTTCCGCTTCCCTTGGCTTCAGCCAGCAAGCCTCCTCGTCCCTGGGCGCCACGTTGGGGGCCACGTTGGGAGGCTTCGGCACTGCAG tggccaaCTCTAGCGGTGGCAGCGGCTCGCGGCGGGACTCACTAACAGGCAATAGCGAGCTGTACAAGCGCACACCCTCCAGCCTCACGCCCATCGGCCACAGCGGCTTCTACAACGGCACGCTGGGCTTCAGCCCCTCACCCGGCCCGGTGGGCATGCCACTACCCAACCAGGGCCCGTCCCACTCGCTTACCCCACCGCCCTCACTCTCCAACCACAGTTCCTCATCCAACCTCAATTTGG GTGGCCTGACCAACGGGAGCGGGCGGTTCATCTCGGCCGCCCCGGGCGCCGAGGCCAAGTACCGCAGCGCCGCCAGCTCGGGCTCGTCGCTCTTCTCCCCCAGCAGTCAGCTGTTCCCGTCGTCGCGGCTACGCTACGGCATGTCGGATGTAATGCCGTCAGGACGCAGCCGCCTGCTGGAGGACTTCCGCAACAACCGCTACCCCAACCTGCAGCTTCGCGACATCGCCGGACACATCATGGAGTTCAGTCAGGACCAGCACGGAAGCAG GTTCATTCAGTTAAAGTTAGAACGAGCCAGTCCAGCTGAGCGCCAGCTTGTCTTCAGTGAAATCCTGCAGGCCGCCTACCAGCTGATGGTGGACGTCTTTGGCAACTATGTTATCCAGAAGTTCTTTGAG TTTGGCAGCTTGGACCAGAAGCTGGCGCTGGCTGAGCGCATCCGCGGCCACGTCCTGTCGCTGGCCCTGCAGATGTACGGCTGCAGAGTCATCCAGAAGGCGCTGGAGTTCATCCCGTCCGATCAGCAGGTCATT AGCGAGATGGTGCGCGAGCTGGACGGCCACGTGCTCAAGTGCGTGAAGGACCAGAATGGCAACCATGTGGTGCAGAAGTGCATTGAGTGTGTGCAGCCGCATGCGCTGCACTTCATCATAGACGCCTTCAAGGGACAG GTGTTTGCCTTGTCCACTCACCCGTACGGCTGCCGAGTCATCCAGCGCATCCTGGAGCATTGCTTGCCCGAGCAGACGCTGCCCATCCTGGAGGAGCTCCACCAGCACACGGAGCAGCTTGTGCAG GACCAATACGGCAACTACGTCATCCAGCATGTGTTGGAGCACGGCCGAGCCGAAGATAAGAGCAAGATCGTGGCGGAGATCAGAGGGAACGTGCTGGGACTCAGTCAGCACAAGTTTGCCAG CAACGTGGTGGAGAAGTGCGTGACGCACGCGTCGCGGGCAGAGCGAGCGGTGCTGATCGACGAAGTGTGCAGCCTGACGGAGGGCCCCCACAGTGCCTTATACACCATGATGAAGGACCAGTACGCCAACTACGTAGTGCAGAAGATGATCGACGTGGCCGAGCCCACCCAGCGCAAGATCGTCATGCACAAG ATCCGGCCGCACATCTCCACGCTGCGGAAGTACACGTACGGCAAACACATCCTGGCCAAGCTGGAGAAGTACTACATGAAGAACGGCGTGGACCTGGGACCCCTGTGCGTGCCCCCCAATGGCATCATGTAA
- the nkain1 gene encoding sodium/potassium-transporting ATPase subunit beta-1-interacting protein 1: MGKCDGRCTLLVICSLQLVAALQRQVFDFLGYQWAPILANFLHIMAVILGMFGTAQFRFRYLIFYAVWLVLWVGWNSFIICFYLEVGNLSQDRDFLMTFNTSLHRSWWMEHGPGCLVTPVPDSHLAPDDHHVITVSGCLLDYQYIEVLSSAVQVLLALFGFVYACYVSKVFQDDEDSFDFIGGFDSYGYQPPQKSSHLQLQPLYTAG, encoded by the exons ATGGGGAAGTGCGACGGGAGATGCACGCTGCTGGTCATATGCTCCTTGCAGCTG GTGGCCGCCCTGCAGAGGCAGGTCTTTGACTTCCTGGGCTACCAATGGGCGCCCATCCTGGCCAACTTCTTGCACATCATGGCCGTCATCCTGGGCATGTTCGGCACGGCGCAGTTCCGCTTCAGATACCTCATCTTT tATGCAGTGTGGCTGGTGCTGTGGGTGGGCTGGAACTCCTTCATCATCTGCTTCTACCTGGAGGTGGGCAACCTGTCTCAG GACAGGGACTTCCTTATGACGTTCAACACGTCCCTGCACCGCTCGTGGTGGATGGAGCACGGTCCCGGTTGCCTGGTGACGCCGGTGCCGGACTCGCACTTGGCCCCTGACGACCACCACGTTATCACCGTCTCCGGTTGCCTGCTGGACTATCAGTACATCGAAGTGCTGAGCTCGGCCGTCCAGGTCCTGCTGGCC ctttttggttttgtgtaCGCGTGCTACGTGAGCAAAGTCTTCCAGGATGACGAGGACAGTT TCGACTTCATCGGAGGTTTCGACTCGTACGGCTATCAGCCTCCGCAGAAGTCCTCGCATCTCCAACTCCAGCCTCTCTACAC GGCTGGCTAA
- the snrnp40 gene encoding U5 small nuclear ribonucleoprotein 40 kDa protein, with translation MIEPKKRTADMAVVPSAAMKRPRTELVAAAQSQQLVAGGPPRTSSLQAPIMLMSGHEGEVYCCKFHPNGATLASSGFDRLILMWNVYGDCDNFATLKGHSGAVMELHYNTDGSLLFSASTDKTVGVWDSETGERIKRLKGHTSFVNTCYPARRGPQLVCTGSDDGTVKLWDVRKKGAIHTFQNTYQVLAVTFNDTSDQILSGGIDNDIKVWDLRQNKLMYNMHGHGDSVTGLSLSSEGSYLLSNSMDNTVRIWDVRPFAPKERCVKIFQGNVHNFEKNLMRCSWSTDGSKIAAGSADRFVYIWDTTSRRILYKLPGHAGSVNEVVFHPEEPVVLSGGSDKRLYMGEIQ, from the exons ATGATTGAGCCGAAAAAGAGAACGGCTGACATGGCGGTGGTGCCTTCTGCTGCCATGAAGAGACCCCGGACGGAGCTAGTGGCGGCGGCCCAGTCTCAGCAGCTCGTGGCCGGG GGGCCCCCGAGGACCTCCAGCCTGCAGGCCCCCATCATGCTGATGTCAGGCCATGAGGGCGAGGTGTACTGCTGCAAGTTTCACCCCAACGGTGCCACCCTGGCCTCGTCCGGCTTTGACAGGCTCATAT TGATGTGGAATGTTTACGGAGACTGCGACAACTTTGCAACGCTGAAGGGTCACAGCGGAGCAGTGATGGAGCTGCACTACAACACAGACGGAAG CCTGCTGTTTTCTGCAAGCACGGACAAGACGGTGGGCGTGTGGGACAGCGAAACGGGCGAGCGGATCAAGCGGCTGAAGGGCCACACCTCCTTCGTTAACACCTGCTACCCCGCCCGCAGGGGACCCCAACTCGTGTGCACCGGCAGCGACGACGGGACCGTCAAG CTGTGGGACGTGCGCAAGAAAGGTGCCATCCACACCTTCCAGAACACCTACCAGGTTCTCGCCGTCACCTTCAACGACACCAGCGACCAGATTCTGTCCGGAGGGATCGACAATGACATCAAG GTGTGGGACTTGAGGCAGAACAAGCTTATGTACAACATGCACGGACACGGCGACTCGGTGACCGGACTCAGTCTAAGCTCGGAGGGGTCTTACCTGCTCTCCAACTCCATGGACAACACCG TGCGTATTTGGGATGTTCGACCTTTTGCACCCAAGGAAAGATGCGTGAAGATTTTCCAGGGCAACGTACACAACTTTGAAAAg aATCTCATGAGGTGCTCGTGGTCCACTGACGGCAGCAAAATCGCCGCAGGATCAGCTGAcag atttgtttacatttgggACACCACGTCACGCCGCATCCTCTACAAGCTACCGGGACATGCTGGCTCCGTCAACGAAGTCGTCTTTCATCCGGAAGAACCCGTCG TGCTCTCTGGTGGCAGCGACAAACGACTCTACATGGGAGAGATTCAGTAG
- the fabp3 gene encoding fatty acid-binding protein, heart isoform X2 gives MQHVIPNRTSLDTRLGVSFPVRKLGNMTKPTTIIAVEGDTVTVKTRSSVKNTELSFKLGEEFDETTADSRNVKSLVKIENGKMVHIQQWDGKETSLVREVNDNALTLTLTFGDVVSTRAYERAE, from the exons ATGCAACATGTGATTCCAAATAGGACTTCACTGGACACTAGATTAG GCGTGAGCTTCCCCGTCCGCAAATTGGGCAACATGACCAAGCCCACCACCATCATCGCGGTGGAGGGCGACACGGTGACGGTCAAGACGCGGAGCAGCGTCAAGAACACTGAGCTCTCCTTCAAGCTGGGGGAGGAGTTCGACGAGACCACTGCCGACAGCAGGAACGTCAAG TCACTGGTGAAAATAGAAAACGGCAAGATGGTGCACATCCAGCAGTGGGATGGCAAGGAGACCAGTCTGGTGCGAGAAGTCAACGACAACGCCCTCACGCTG ACGCTGACTTTCGGAGACGTGGTCAGCACGCGCGCCTACGAGCGGGCGGAATGA
- the zcchc17 gene encoding nucleolar protein of 40 kDa, translating to MSDIESEPAGLEGLPPLFSISKGEVVSVQTYGAFVRLPGYKKEGLVHVSEMSSTRVESAAEVVDVGEKVWIKVIGREKNGEKIKLSFSMKAVNQGTGRDLDPNNVMAEQDARRRRQFRDHTGNRITLEAVLNTTCTKCGCKGHFTKDCYSAPGLQYALVPEEGDEETQQQQQQQTSAAAPQKDKDKKKKKKKEKKKKRKRERKASDSDESSSDSGECKPKRRCHERDDDNKQKKKHKKHKSHKHS from the exons ATGTCCGACATTGAGTCGGAGCCGGCGGGGCTGGAAGGCCTGCCGCCGCTCTTCAGCATTTCCAAGGGAGAAGTGGTCTCCGTGCAGACGTACGGAGCTTTTGTCCGCCTGCCAGGCTACAAGAAGGAAG gTCTGGTACACGTGAGTGAGATGTCATCCACGCGTGTCGAGAGCGCTGCAGAAGTAGTCGACGTGGGAGAGAAAGTGTGGATTAAAGTCATCGGGAGAGAG AAAAATGGCGAGAAGATCAAGCTGTCCTTCTCCATGAAAGCCGTCAATCAGGGCACAGGCCGAGACTTGGACCCCAACAACGTTATGGCAGa GCAGGATGCCCGGCGGCGGAGGCAGTTCCGAGACCACACGGGCAACAGGATCACGCTTGAGGCCGTTCTCAACACTACCTGCACTAAATGTGGCTGCAAAG GCCACTTCACAAAGGACTGCTACTCTGCACCCGGTTTGCAGTACGCTCTTGTACCAGAAGAGGGCGACGAAGaaacacagcagcagcaacagcagcagacaTCTGCAGCTGCACCTCAGAAagataaagacaaaaagaagaagaaaaagaag gagaagaagaagaagaggaagcgcgAGAGGAAAGCGTCGGACAGTGACGAGAGCAGCAGCGACAGCGGCGAGTGCAAACCCAAGAGGAGATGTCACGAGCGTGACGACGACAACaagcaaaagaagaaacacaagaAACACAAGTCGCACAAGCACAGCTAA
- the pum1 gene encoding pumilio homolog 1 isoform X1 → MNRTLSPGPPVPSHHAALASTPPPSRHVVGVKSWGVREKLGPKSVTIHPLRRLWWNEQCVLKTKAVLWQDSFSPHHRTTSPSSMPVVLSSGGHAPPTGQTPQAAPPSQQGVAGAGRSQDDAMVDYFFQRQHGEQPGKHRWPTGDNIHDSQVRSMDELNHDFQALALEGRTMGELLTGKKFWETDDSGKDGPKGIFLDQWRDSAWGASDHSVSQPIMVSRRPGQGFHGGEVGVGSVMSPRSESGGLGVSMVEYVLSSSPADKLDSCLRKGPYGQRDGEVVEDKREKPKVPFEAEKLKELAEVEADVINDVINPNGLAVQNGLDVDVKDFGRPPGNMQPPGPEGDLLGGPGGVGVDGLTPLGGGPKPPEDFSGVDQGGVTMDQMESVMEPLQFDYNSQMPMDSAPTVGLFDYTNQQQQLFQRNNALAVQQLTAAQQQQYALAAAAQQPHIGLAPAFVPNPYIISTGPPGTDPYAAGLAAAATLGPAVMPPQYYGVTPWGVYPANLFQQQAAAAANNSANQQAANQSQQNQQQVMRAGGNQRPLTPSQGQQGQQNEQLVATAAVNSALAFGQGLAAGVPGYPVLAPAAYYDQTGALVVNTGARSGPVRLMAPASVIISPSAAQAVAAAAASAGGANGGLGGGANGPFRAMTSQQHQHQQQQQGGPGGGPLGGSSFYGSSSLSSSSQSSSLFSQGSGQPGPGSASLGFSQQASSSLGATLGATLGGFGTAVANSSGGSGSRRDSLTGNSELYKRTPSSLTPIGHSGFYNGTLGFSPSPGPVGMPLPNQGPSHSLTPPPSLSNHSSSSNLNLGGLTNGSGRFISAAPGAEAKYRSAASSGSSLFSPSSQLFPSSRLRYGMSDVMPSGRSRLLEDFRNNRYPNLQLRDIAGHIMEFSQDQHGSRFIQLKLERASPAERQLVFSEILQAAYQLMVDVFGNYVIQKFFEFGSLDQKLALAERIRGHVLSLALQMYGCRVIQKALEFIPSDQQVISEMVRELDGHVLKCVKDQNGNHVVQKCIECVQPHALHFIIDAFKGQVFALSTHPYGCRVIQRILEHCLPEQTLPILEELHQHTEQLVQDQYGNYVIQHVLEHGRAEDKSKIVAEIRGNVLGLSQHKFASNVVEKCVTHASRAERAVLIDEVCSLTEGPHSALYTMMKDQYANYVVQKMIDVAEPTQRKIVMHKIRPHISTLRKYTYGKHILAKLEKYYMKNGVDLGPLCVPPNGIM, encoded by the exons ATGAACCGCACGCTCTCTCCCGGCCCTCCCGTCCCTTCCCATCATGCAGCGCTCGCGTCTACTCCTCCGCCGAGCCGCCATGTTGTCGGAGTGAAATCCTGGGGCGTCAGAGAGAAGCTGGGGCCCAAATCCGTCACCATCCACCCTCTCCGCCG GCTGTGGTGGAATGAGCAGTGTGTGCTGAAGACGAAAGCGGTACTCTGGCAGGATTCCTTCAGCCCCCACCATAGAACTACGTCTCCCAGCAGCATGCCCGTGGTGCTGAGCAGCGGAGGACACGCCCCTCCCACCGGGCAGACGCCTCAGGCCGCACCGCCCAGCCAGCAG GGTGTGGCCGGCGCCGGACGCTCCCAGGACGACGCCATGGTGGACTACTTCTTCCAGCGGCAGCACGGCGAGCAGCCCGGAAAACATCGCTGGCCCACTGGGGACAACATCCATGACAGTCAG GTGCGCTCCATGGACGAGTTGAACCATGACTTCCAGGCTCTGGCTTTGGAGGGACGCACCATGGGAGAG CTGCTCACCGGCAAGAAATTCTGGGAGACAGACGACTCCGGTAAGGATGGTCCGAAGGGCATCTTCCTGGACCAGTGGAGGGACAGCGCCTGGGGTGCCTCAG ACCACTCGGTGTCACAGCCCATCATGGTGTCACGCCGACCCGGTCAAGGCTTCCACGGCGGCGAAGTGGGCGTGGGCTCGGTCATGTCGCCGCGATCCGAGAGCGGCGGGCTGGGGGTCAGCATGGTGGAGTatgtgctgtcctcgtcgCCCGCCGACAAGTTGGACTCCTGCCTGCGAAAAGGACCTTAT GGCCAGAGGGACGGCGAGGTGGTGGAGGACAAGCGGGAGAAGCCAAAGGTGCCGTTTGAGGCGGAAAAGTTGAAAGAGCTGGCGGAGGTGGAGGCCGACGTCATCAACGACGTCATCAACCCAAACGGTCTGGCCGTGCAGAACGGCCTGGACGTCGACGTCAAAGACTTCGG CCGCCCGCCGGGCAACATGCAGCCGCCAGGCCCAGAGGGGGACCTGCTGGGCGGTCCGGGGGGCGTCGGCGTGGACGGGCTGACGCCTCTTGGCGGAGGCCCAAAACCGCCCGAGGACTTCTCGGGCGTGGACCAGGGCGGCGTTACCATGGACCAGATGGAGTCGGTGATGGAGCCGCTGCAGTTTGACTACAACTCGCAGATGCCCATGGACTCGGCGCCCACCGTGGGACTCTTTGATTACACCAACCAGCAGCAG CAGCTCTTCCAGAGAAACAACGCTCTGGCCGTGCAGCAGCTGACTGCCGCCCAACAGCAGCAGTACGCCTTAGCGGCGGCGGCACAGCAGCCGCACATTG GTCTGGCCCCCGCCTTTGTTCCCAATCCTTACATCATCAGCACCGGCCCGCCCGGTACGGACCCTTACGCGGCGGGACTCGCGGCGGCGGCAACGCTCG GTCCGGCGGTGATGCCTCCTCAATACTACGGCGTCACCCCGTGGGGCGTGTACCCCGCCAATCTGTTCCAGCAACaggcggccgccgccgccaacaACTCTGCCAATCAGCAGGCGGCAAACCAGAGCCAGCAGAACCAACAGCAG GTGATGCGTGCCGGAGGCAACCAGCGTCCCTTAACGCCCAGCCAGGGGCAGCAAGGCCAGCAGAATGAGCAGCTGGTTGCCACGGCGGCCGTCAACTCCGCCCTTGCCTTCGGGCAGGGGCTCGCTGCAGGAGTGCCCG GTTACCCGGTCCTGGCCCCGGCAGCCTACTACGACCAAACAGGCGCCCTGGTGGTCAACACTGGAGCTCGTAGCGGCCCCGTTCGCCTTATGGCGCCTGCTTCTGTCATCATATCGCCTTCTGCCGCGCAAGCAG TTGCTGCTGCGGCAGCCTCGGCGGGCGGCGCCAACGGCGGCCTGGGCGGCGGCGCCAACGGCCCCTTCCGTGCCATGACGTcccagcagcaccagcaccaacagcagcagcagggtgGACCCGGCGGCGGCCCTCTGGGCGGCAGCTCCTTCTACGGCTCATCCTCGCTCAGCTCGTCTTCGCAGAGCTCCTCGCTCTTCTCACAGGGCTCCGGCCAACCCGGCCCGGGTTCCGCTTCCCTTGGCTTCAGCCAGCAAGCCTCCTCGTCCCTGGGCGCCACGTTGGGGGCCACGTTGGGAGGCTTCGGCACTGCAG tggccaaCTCTAGCGGTGGCAGCGGCTCGCGGCGGGACTCACTAACAGGCAATAGCGAGCTGTACAAGCGCACACCCTCCAGCCTCACGCCCATCGGCCACAGCGGCTTCTACAACGGCACGCTGGGCTTCAGCCCCTCACCCGGCCCGGTGGGCATGCCACTACCCAACCAGGGCCCGTCCCACTCGCTTACCCCACCGCCCTCACTCTCCAACCACAGTTCCTCATCCAACCTCAATTTGG GTGGCCTGACCAACGGGAGCGGGCGGTTCATCTCGGCCGCCCCGGGCGCCGAGGCCAAGTACCGCAGCGCCGCCAGCTCGGGCTCGTCGCTCTTCTCCCCCAGCAGTCAGCTGTTCCCGTCGTCGCGGCTACGCTACGGCATGTCGGATGTAATGCCGTCAGGACGCAGCCGCCTGCTGGAGGACTTCCGCAACAACCGCTACCCCAACCTGCAGCTTCGCGACATCGCCGGACACATCATGGAGTTCAGTCAGGACCAGCACGGAAGCAG GTTCATTCAGTTAAAGTTAGAACGAGCCAGTCCAGCTGAGCGCCAGCTTGTCTTCAGTGAAATCCTGCAGGCCGCCTACCAGCTGATGGTGGACGTCTTTGGCAACTATGTTATCCAGAAGTTCTTTGAG TTTGGCAGCTTGGACCAGAAGCTGGCGCTGGCTGAGCGCATCCGCGGCCACGTCCTGTCGCTGGCCCTGCAGATGTACGGCTGCAGAGTCATCCAGAAGGCGCTGGAGTTCATCCCGTCCGATCAGCAGGTCATT AGCGAGATGGTGCGCGAGCTGGACGGCCACGTGCTCAAGTGCGTGAAGGACCAGAATGGCAACCATGTGGTGCAGAAGTGCATTGAGTGTGTGCAGCCGCATGCGCTGCACTTCATCATAGACGCCTTCAAGGGACAG GTGTTTGCCTTGTCCACTCACCCGTACGGCTGCCGAGTCATCCAGCGCATCCTGGAGCATTGCTTGCCCGAGCAGACGCTGCCCATCCTGGAGGAGCTCCACCAGCACACGGAGCAGCTTGTGCAG GACCAATACGGCAACTACGTCATCCAGCATGTGTTGGAGCACGGCCGAGCCGAAGATAAGAGCAAGATCGTGGCGGAGATCAGAGGGAACGTGCTGGGACTCAGTCAGCACAAGTTTGCCAG CAACGTGGTGGAGAAGTGCGTGACGCACGCGTCGCGGGCAGAGCGAGCGGTGCTGATCGACGAAGTGTGCAGCCTGACGGAGGGCCCCCACAGTGCCTTATACACCATGATGAAGGACCAGTACGCCAACTACGTAGTGCAGAAGATGATCGACGTGGCCGAGCCCACCCAGCGCAAGATCGTCATGCACAAG ATCCGGCCGCACATCTCCACGCTGCGGAAGTACACGTACGGCAAACACATCCTGGCCAAGCTGGAGAAGTACTACATGAAGAACGGCGTGGACCTGGGACCCCTGTGCGTGCCCCCCAATGGCATCATGTAA